In Amycolatopsis endophytica, the following are encoded in one genomic region:
- a CDS encoding TetR/AcrR family transcriptional regulator, translated as MTRDTLRAASPRPLRRDAERNRLRILSAARDVFRERGFDATLDDVAHAAGLGVGTVYRRFPNKEHLIDAMFARRLEEIEENVRVALADPDPWEGFRKFVWDAVGMMAADRGMRDTLLSNAFGQIEVARVKDRIIPVLTELVQRAKDSGQLRADFAETDCPVLFKMVASVVEYSHEVAPDLWQRYLTMLLDGLRGDCGARQPLPVPPLDHEMLDCAMNAWHARR; from the coding sequence ATGACGCGGGACACACTGCGCGCCGCATCGCCGCGGCCGCTGCGGCGCGACGCCGAACGGAACCGGTTGCGGATCCTGTCGGCGGCCAGGGACGTGTTCCGGGAGCGTGGCTTCGACGCGACCCTGGACGACGTGGCGCACGCGGCGGGGCTGGGCGTCGGCACGGTCTACCGGAGGTTCCCGAACAAGGAACACCTCATCGACGCGATGTTCGCGCGACGGCTGGAGGAGATCGAAGAGAACGTCCGCGTGGCGCTGGCCGATCCGGACCCGTGGGAGGGCTTCCGGAAGTTCGTGTGGGACGCGGTCGGGATGATGGCGGCCGACCGCGGGATGCGGGACACGTTGCTCAGCAACGCGTTCGGCCAGATCGAGGTGGCCCGGGTGAAGGACCGGATCATCCCGGTCCTCACGGAACTGGTGCAGCGCGCGAAGGACAGCGGGCAGCTGCGCGCGGACTTCGCCGAGACCGACTGTCCGGTGCTGTTCAAGATGGTCGCCTCGGTGGTGGAGTATTCGCACGAGGTGGCACCGGACCTGTGGCAGCGGTACCTGACCATGCTGCTGGACGGCCTGCGGGGTGATTGCGGGGCGAGGCAGCCGCTGCCGGTACCGCCGCTGGACCACGAAATGCTGGACTGCGCGATGAACGCGTGGCACGCGCGGCGCTGA
- a CDS encoding type II toxin-antitoxin system VapC family toxin has protein sequence MSVFADSSALVKLYVDEPGSERVQALRGLVVSQLARVEVPAAIWRKYRLGAISAADARLLVSAFEADYFGTPDEAPRFAVVPVSPIVVDVAARLTGVHGLRAYDALQLATAQLVASADPDCRTFAAFDKALADAAAGEGFQPLS, from the coding sequence GTGAGTGTGTTCGCCGATTCGTCGGCGCTGGTCAAGCTCTACGTGGACGAGCCGGGCAGTGAGCGGGTCCAGGCGCTGCGCGGGCTCGTCGTGTCGCAGCTCGCGCGGGTCGAGGTTCCGGCGGCGATCTGGCGGAAGTACCGCCTGGGCGCGATCTCGGCCGCGGACGCGCGGCTGCTGGTGTCGGCCTTCGAGGCCGACTACTTCGGCACGCCGGACGAGGCGCCCCGTTTCGCGGTGGTTCCGGTGTCGCCGATCGTGGTGGACGTGGCGGCCCGGCTGACCGGGGTGCACGGCCTGCGCGCCTACGACGCGCTCCAGCTGGCCACGGCGCAACTCGTCGCCTCCGCGGATCCGGACTGCCGCACGTTCGCCGCGTTCGACAAGGCACTGGCGGACGCCGCCGCCGGTGAAGGTTTCCAGCCACTGTCCTGA
- a CDS encoding transcriptional regulator gives MSQVSWRAADELVQRVRQAAAQRGESMNEFITRVLDVATDPDLAGDENERLRERLRRGGLLWEPEAGVARPDPAAVAAAARRAGAAGPHAADLVAEERGPR, from the coding sequence ATGAGTCAGGTCAGCTGGCGTGCCGCGGACGAACTGGTGCAGCGCGTGCGGCAGGCCGCCGCTCAACGGGGGGAGAGCATGAACGAGTTCATCACGCGTGTCCTGGATGTGGCGACGGATCCGGATCTCGCGGGTGACGAGAACGAGCGTCTGCGCGAGCGCTTGCGTCGTGGCGGGCTGCTGTGGGAGCCGGAAGCCGGGGTGGCTCGTCCCGATCCGGCCGCGGTCGCGGCAGCCGCGCGCCGGGCCGGTGCGGCTGGGCCGCACGCGGCGGATCTGGTCGCCGAGGAGCGCGGCCCGCGGTGA
- a CDS encoding ABC transporter ATP-binding protein: protein MAEIVLDKVSKRYPDGALAVSEVELEVADGEFIILVGPSGCGKSTTLNMVAGLEDISSGELRIDGQRMNERAPKDRDIAMVFQSYALYPHMSVRENMAFPLRLAKVDDATVKSKVEEAAEILDLTQHLDRKPSNLSGGQRQRVAMGRAIVRSPKAFLMDEPLSNLDAKLRGQMRTSVSKLQRQLGTTTLYVTHDQTEAMTLGDRVVVLRAGYVQQIGSPQFLYDHPTNLFVAGFIGSPSMNFVPATLEDGSLKSPLGTVTLPDRLRRLAEAADAPREVIVGIRPEHFEDAALLDESAKGGGCVFSAHVDVLESMGSEKYAYFTVEGELATTSELAELAADTGADDVPGGGASITARLSPVSGAREGGTLDVWFDVQKVQLFDPSSGKNLTFEG, encoded by the coding sequence ATGGCTGAGATCGTGCTGGACAAGGTGAGCAAGCGTTACCCGGACGGTGCGCTCGCCGTGTCCGAGGTGGAGCTGGAGGTGGCCGATGGGGAGTTCATCATCCTGGTCGGCCCGTCCGGGTGCGGGAAGTCGACCACGCTGAACATGGTGGCGGGCCTGGAGGACATTTCCTCCGGTGAGCTGCGCATCGACGGTCAGCGGATGAACGAGCGCGCGCCCAAGGACAGGGACATCGCGATGGTGTTCCAGTCCTACGCGCTGTACCCGCACATGAGCGTGCGGGAGAACATGGCCTTCCCGTTGCGACTGGCCAAAGTGGACGACGCGACGGTGAAGTCGAAGGTCGAGGAGGCCGCGGAGATCCTCGATCTGACCCAGCACCTGGACCGCAAACCGTCCAACCTCTCCGGCGGGCAGCGGCAGCGGGTGGCGATGGGCCGCGCGATCGTGCGCAGCCCCAAGGCGTTCCTGATGGACGAGCCGCTGTCCAACCTGGACGCCAAGCTGCGTGGTCAGATGCGGACGTCGGTGTCGAAGCTGCAGCGCCAGCTGGGCACGACGACGCTGTACGTCACGCACGACCAGACGGAGGCCATGACCCTGGGCGACCGGGTGGTCGTGTTGCGGGCCGGGTACGTGCAGCAGATCGGTTCGCCGCAGTTCCTCTACGATCACCCGACGAACCTGTTCGTGGCCGGTTTCATCGGATCCCCGTCGATGAACTTCGTCCCGGCGACGCTCGAAGACGGCAGCCTGAAGAGTCCACTGGGGACGGTGACGTTGCCGGACCGCCTGCGCCGCCTGGCCGAGGCCGCGGACGCGCCCCGCGAGGTGATCGTCGGTATCCGTCCGGAGCACTTCGAGGATGCGGCGCTGCTGGACGAGAGCGCGAAGGGCGGCGGTTGTGTGTTCAGCGCACACGTCGACGTGCTGGAGTCGATGGGCTCGGAGAAGTACGCGTACTTCACGGTCGAAGGCGAGCTGGCCACGACCTCCGAGCTGGCCGAACTGGCGGCCGACACGGGCGCGGACGACGTGCCCGGCGGTGGAGCCTCCATCACGGCCCGGCTGTCGCCCGTGTCCGGCGCCAGGGAGGGCGGCACGCTCGACGTCTGGTTCGACGTGCAGAAGGTGCAGCTGTTCGACCCGTCTTCGGGGAAGAACCTGACCTTCGAGGGCTGA
- a CDS encoding carbohydrate ABC transporter permease — protein sequence MVMGGAVTTGRRTRWTIVNVIVVVYALVPVLWILSLSLKTKDTIDDGKFIPRSWTLQNYADIFQTLDFVRALINSIGISLIATLIAVVLGTMAAYAIARLDFPGKQLLVGISLLIAMFPQVSLVSPLFNIERTLGLFDTWPGLILPYITFALPLAIYTLSAFFREIPWELEKAAKMDGATPGQAFRRVIAPLAAPGVFTTAILVFIFCWNDFLFAISLTSTNASRTVPAALSFFTGASQFEDPTGTICAAAVVITVPIILFVLFFQRRIVAGLTSGAVKG from the coding sequence ATGGTGATGGGTGGAGCGGTCACCACCGGCCGCAGGACGCGGTGGACGATCGTCAACGTCATCGTGGTGGTCTACGCGCTGGTGCCGGTGCTGTGGATCCTGTCGCTGTCGCTCAAGACCAAGGACACGATCGACGACGGGAAGTTCATCCCGCGTTCGTGGACGCTGCAGAACTACGCCGACATCTTCCAGACGCTGGACTTCGTGCGGGCGCTGATCAATTCGATCGGCATCTCGCTCATCGCGACGCTGATCGCGGTGGTGCTGGGGACGATGGCGGCGTACGCGATCGCGCGGCTGGACTTCCCCGGCAAGCAGCTGCTGGTCGGGATCTCGCTGCTGATCGCGATGTTCCCGCAGGTGTCGCTGGTGAGCCCGTTGTTCAACATCGAGCGCACACTCGGGTTGTTCGACACCTGGCCGGGGCTGATCCTGCCCTACATCACCTTCGCGCTGCCGCTGGCGATCTACACGCTGTCGGCGTTCTTCCGGGAGATCCCCTGGGAGCTGGAGAAGGCGGCCAAAATGGACGGCGCGACGCCGGGGCAGGCGTTCCGGCGAGTGATCGCGCCGCTGGCCGCGCCGGGTGTGTTCACCACCGCGATCCTGGTGTTCATCTTCTGCTGGAACGACTTCCTGTTCGCCATCTCGCTGACCTCGACGAACGCGTCGCGGACGGTGCCGGCGGCGTTGTCGTTCTTCACCGGGGCCTCGCAGTTCGAGGACCCGACCGGGACGATCTGCGCCGCGGCCGTGGTGATCACCGTCCCGATCATCCTGTTCGTGTTGTTCTTCCAGCGCCGCATCGTCGCGGGGCTGACCTCCGGTGCGGTGAAGGGGTAG
- a CDS encoding carbohydrate ABC transporter permease produces MSTVEDVSAPQQTTAKPGKPALSEGKRAERRLGWLLCAPAAIVMVAVTGYPIVYSIWLSLQRYDLRFPQQTEFVGFANYAAVLSDSYWWTAFGTTVALTVVSVAIELVLGMTLALIMHRTLLGRGLVRTVSLIPYGIVTVVAAFSWYYAWTPDTGYLANILAGDSAPLTQYLPSLAIIILAEVWKTTPFMALLLMAGLALVPDDLLKAAAMDGANGWQRFIKVMVPVMKPAILVALLFRTLDAFRIFDNIYVLTGGQNDTSSVSMQTYNNLIKGLNLGVGSTMSVLIFITVAIIAFIFIKLFGTAAPGSDKEGKR; encoded by the coding sequence GTGAGCACGGTCGAAGACGTTTCCGCGCCCCAGCAGACCACGGCGAAACCGGGGAAACCGGCGCTGAGCGAGGGCAAGCGGGCGGAGCGGCGGCTGGGCTGGCTGCTGTGCGCGCCCGCGGCGATCGTGATGGTCGCGGTCACCGGATACCCGATCGTCTACTCGATCTGGCTGTCCCTGCAGCGCTACGACCTGCGGTTCCCGCAGCAGACCGAGTTCGTCGGGTTCGCCAACTACGCGGCGGTGCTGTCGGACTCCTACTGGTGGACGGCGTTCGGCACGACCGTGGCGCTCACCGTGGTGTCGGTGGCGATCGAACTGGTGCTCGGCATGACGCTGGCGCTGATCATGCACCGCACGCTGCTCGGACGCGGCCTGGTCCGCACGGTTTCGCTGATCCCGTACGGCATCGTGACCGTGGTGGCCGCGTTCTCCTGGTACTACGCGTGGACACCGGACACCGGGTACCTGGCGAACATCCTCGCGGGCGATTCGGCGCCGCTGACGCAGTACCTGCCGTCGCTGGCGATCATCATCCTGGCCGAGGTGTGGAAGACGACGCCGTTCATGGCGCTGCTGCTGATGGCCGGGCTCGCGCTGGTGCCGGACGACCTGCTCAAGGCCGCGGCGATGGACGGCGCGAACGGCTGGCAGCGGTTCATCAAGGTGATGGTGCCGGTGATGAAGCCGGCGATCCTGGTCGCGTTGTTGTTCCGCACGCTGGACGCGTTCCGCATCTTCGACAACATCTACGTGCTCACCGGCGGGCAGAACGACACGTCGTCGGTGTCCATGCAGACCTACAACAACCTGATCAAGGGCCTGAACCTGGGCGTCGGGTCGACGATGTCGGTGCTGATCTTCATCACGGTGGCGATCATCGCGTTCATCTTCATCAAGCTGTTCGGCACCGCGGCGCCGGGCAGCGACAAGGAGGGGAAGCGCTGA
- a CDS encoding ABC transporter substrate-binding protein yields the protein MGNGKGRGSPPGRIAAVLGASMMTAGLVTACGSEQGLTLNLYYAPEDTFQTVVDNCNAKAAGRYNIVYNKLQRGADDQRLQMARRLAAGDDGLDILGLDVTWVPEFAEAGWAQEWTGSNKAQAEAGVLPGPLATATWNDKLYAATKNTNVQLLWYDDRITPTPPATWDEMISEAERLKAEGKPHNILFTGAQYEGLVVIYNTLVASAGGHILSEDGKSVVMDEGAVQALEILKRVTSSGITDPSLTNMKEDETRQAFQRGNGAFELNWPFVYASYADEQPQDLPHFKWSTYPAVDPGVPAKTTIGGYDLAVSSTSKHKPEAFEAALCLRSEESQKFSALNDGVPPSLEALYTDDTPLDPAKPVDADDNPSMATAYPMREAIFAALKDPAVRPLTPAYQSLSTVISKVLSPPSEIDPQQTAEELRSKLTDALDSKGVIP from the coding sequence ATGGGGAACGGGAAGGGCCGGGGCAGCCCGCCCGGCAGGATCGCCGCGGTGCTCGGTGCGAGCATGATGACCGCCGGCCTGGTCACCGCGTGCGGGTCCGAACAGGGCCTGACGCTCAACCTGTACTACGCGCCGGAGGACACGTTCCAGACGGTCGTGGACAACTGCAACGCCAAGGCGGCGGGGCGCTACAACATCGTCTACAACAAGCTCCAGCGCGGTGCCGACGACCAGCGGCTGCAGATGGCGCGCCGTCTCGCCGCCGGTGACGACGGCCTGGACATCCTCGGCCTGGACGTCACCTGGGTGCCGGAGTTCGCCGAGGCGGGCTGGGCGCAGGAGTGGACGGGGTCGAACAAGGCGCAGGCCGAGGCCGGTGTGCTGCCCGGTCCGCTGGCCACCGCGACCTGGAACGACAAGCTGTACGCGGCGACGAAGAACACCAACGTCCAGCTGCTCTGGTACGACGACCGGATCACGCCGACGCCGCCCGCCACCTGGGACGAGATGATCTCCGAGGCCGAGCGGCTCAAGGCCGAGGGCAAGCCGCACAACATCCTGTTCACCGGCGCCCAGTACGAGGGCCTGGTCGTCATCTACAACACGCTCGTCGCCTCCGCGGGCGGGCACATCCTGTCCGAGGACGGCAAGTCCGTGGTCATGGACGAGGGCGCGGTGCAGGCGCTGGAGATCCTCAAGCGGGTCACCTCCAGCGGCATCACCGATCCGTCGCTGACGAACATGAAGGAGGACGAGACCCGGCAGGCGTTCCAGCGCGGCAACGGCGCGTTCGAGCTGAACTGGCCGTTCGTCTACGCCTCCTACGCCGACGAGCAGCCGCAGGACCTGCCGCACTTCAAGTGGTCGACGTACCCGGCCGTCGATCCGGGTGTCCCGGCCAAGACCACGATCGGCGGCTACGACCTCGCGGTCAGCTCCACCTCCAAGCACAAGCCGGAGGCGTTCGAGGCGGCGCTGTGCCTGCGCAGCGAGGAGAGCCAGAAGTTCTCGGCCCTCAACGACGGCGTGCCGCCGAGCCTGGAGGCCCTCTACACCGACGACACCCCGCTCGACCCGGCCAAGCCGGTCGACGCCGACGACAACCCGAGCATGGCGACCGCGTACCCGATGCGGGAAGCGATCTTCGCCGCGCTGAAGGATCCCGCGGTGCGCCCGCTGACCCCGGCGTACCAGAGCCTGTCGACGGTGATCTCGAAGGTGCTTTCGCCGCCGTCGGAGATCGATCCACAGCAGACGGCCGAGGAGCTGCGCAGCAAGCTGACCGACGCGCTGGACTCGAAAGGGGTGATCCCGTGA
- a CDS encoding general stress protein — protein MTVTSPFSSGGRPAQGLPRLPTPPSGWPIGSYSTYQEAQRAVDHLAESQFAVEDVTIVGVDLMLVERVLGRLSWGRVLWTGAISGAWFGLFVGFLLAMFASGAEVTYQPILVGLASGVLFGLVFAAISYASSRGRRDFSSASQLVAGRYDVLCQPRNAEQGRDLLAKLAMRPSGSTD, from the coding sequence ATGACCGTGACCAGCCCGTTCTCCTCCGGAGGCCGTCCCGCGCAGGGTCTGCCGCGCTTGCCGACGCCGCCCAGCGGGTGGCCGATCGGGTCCTACTCCACCTACCAGGAGGCGCAGCGGGCGGTCGACCACCTCGCTGAAAGCCAGTTCGCGGTCGAGGACGTGACCATCGTCGGCGTCGACCTGATGCTCGTCGAGCGGGTCCTGGGCAGGCTCTCGTGGGGGCGGGTGCTGTGGACCGGCGCCATCTCCGGCGCCTGGTTCGGCCTGTTCGTGGGTTTCCTGCTGGCGATGTTCGCCTCCGGTGCGGAGGTCACCTACCAGCCGATCCTGGTCGGACTGGCCTCCGGTGTGCTGTTCGGCCTGGTGTTCGCGGCCATCAGTTACGCCTCCTCGCGCGGGCGGCGCGACTTCTCCTCCGCCAGCCAGCTGGTGGCGGGCCGCTACGACGTGCTGTGCCAGCCGCGCAACGCGGAGCAGGGCCGTGACCTGCTGGCGAAGCTCGCGATGCGGCCATCCGGGTCAACCGACTGA
- a CDS encoding acyl-CoA dehydrogenase family protein, whose translation MARLAQTHGLTEVQSEILSTVRSFVDKEIIPRAQELEHSDTYPADIVEGMKEMGLFGITIPESYGGLGESLLTYALVVEEIARGWMSVSGVINTHFIVAHMISRHGTEEQKQRYLPKMATGEIRGSFSMSEPDLGSDVAAIKTKARRDGEDYVIDGSKMWLTNGGTSNLIALLVKTDEGADRAHQNLTTFLVEKPEGYGEVAPGLTIPGKIDKMGYKGVDTTEAVFDGFRIPASQVLGEAPGQGFSFMMDGIEVGRVNVSARACGIAIRAFELAVEYAQQRKTFGKQIAQHQAIAFKLAEMATKVEAAHLMMVNAARLKDTGERNDVAAGMAKLIASEYCAEVTQEAFRIHGGYGYSKEYEIERLMREAPFLLIGEGTSEIQKTIISRGLLREYRVKS comes from the coding sequence ATGGCCCGTCTGGCCCAGACCCACGGTCTCACCGAAGTGCAGTCGGAGATCCTGTCCACGGTCCGCTCGTTCGTGGACAAGGAGATCATCCCGCGCGCGCAGGAGCTGGAGCACTCCGACACCTACCCGGCGGACATCGTCGAGGGCATGAAGGAGATGGGCCTGTTCGGGATCACGATCCCGGAGTCCTACGGCGGGCTGGGCGAGTCGCTGCTGACCTACGCGCTGGTGGTCGAGGAGATCGCGCGCGGCTGGATGAGCGTCTCCGGGGTCATCAACACGCACTTCATCGTGGCGCACATGATCTCCCGGCACGGCACGGAGGAGCAGAAGCAGCGTTACCTGCCGAAGATGGCGACCGGGGAGATCCGCGGATCCTTCTCGATGTCCGAGCCCGACCTGGGCTCGGACGTCGCGGCGATCAAGACGAAGGCTCGCCGGGACGGGGAAGACTACGTCATCGACGGCTCCAAGATGTGGCTGACCAACGGCGGCACCTCGAACCTGATCGCGCTCCTGGTCAAGACCGACGAGGGTGCCGACAGGGCGCACCAGAACCTGACGACGTTCCTGGTCGAGAAGCCCGAGGGCTACGGCGAGGTCGCTCCCGGCCTCACCATTCCCGGCAAGATCGACAAGATGGGTTACAAGGGCGTCGACACCACCGAGGCGGTGTTCGACGGCTTCCGCATCCCCGCCTCGCAGGTCCTGGGCGAGGCGCCGGGCCAGGGCTTCTCGTTCATGATGGACGGCATCGAGGTCGGCCGCGTCAACGTCTCCGCCCGCGCCTGTGGCATCGCGATCCGGGCGTTCGAGCTGGCCGTGGAGTACGCGCAGCAGCGCAAGACGTTCGGCAAGCAGATCGCGCAGCACCAGGCGATCGCGTTCAAGCTCGCCGAGATGGCCACCAAGGTCGAGGCCGCGCACCTGATGATGGTCAACGCCGCCCGCCTCAAGGACACCGGCGAGCGCAACGACGTGGCCGCCGGCATGGCCAAGCTCATCGCCAGCGAGTACTGCGCCGAGGTCACCCAGGAGGCGTTCCGCATCCACGGCGGCTACGGCTACTCCAAGGAGTACGAGATCGAGCGCCTCATGCGCGAGGCGCCGTTCCTGCTGATCGGCGAGGGCACCAGCGAGATCCAGAAGACCATCATCAGCCGCGGCCTGCTGCGCGAGTACCGGGTCAAGAGCTGA
- a CDS encoding slipin family protein, translating into MWAEIVSVVAAVGVTGLAASVRVVRQYERGLVYRFGRVVSTVREPGLTLLLPGADRLQKVNMQIITLPVPAQEGITRDNVTVRVDAVVYFKVIDPVVAAVNVQDYRFAVGQVAQTSLRSIIGKSDLDDLLSNRERLNQGLELMIDSPALDWGVHIDRVEIKDVALPESMKRSMSRQAEAERERRARVISADGELQASHKLSEAAGIMADTPAALQLRLLETVVQVAAEKNSTLVLPFPVELLRFLEHHTADKPAAEPSVNGHAPAPRQPEDSASG; encoded by the coding sequence ATGTGGGCTGAAATCGTCTCCGTCGTCGCTGCTGTGGGCGTCACCGGGCTCGCCGCCAGCGTCCGTGTCGTCCGGCAGTACGAGCGCGGTCTGGTCTACCGGTTCGGCCGGGTCGTCTCCACCGTCCGCGAACCCGGCCTGACCCTTCTGCTGCCGGGCGCGGACCGGCTGCAGAAGGTGAACATGCAGATCATCACCCTCCCGGTCCCGGCGCAGGAGGGCATCACCCGTGACAACGTGACGGTCCGGGTCGACGCGGTCGTGTACTTCAAGGTCATCGATCCCGTCGTGGCGGCGGTCAACGTGCAGGACTATCGCTTCGCCGTCGGGCAGGTGGCGCAGACGTCGCTGCGCTCGATCATCGGCAAGAGCGACCTGGACGACCTGTTGTCCAACCGCGAGCGGCTCAACCAGGGGCTGGAGCTGATGATCGACAGCCCGGCCCTGGACTGGGGCGTGCACATCGACCGGGTGGAGATCAAGGACGTCGCGCTGCCGGAGTCGATGAAGCGGTCGATGTCGCGCCAGGCGGAGGCCGAACGGGAACGCCGGGCGCGGGTCATCTCCGCCGACGGTGAGCTGCAGGCGTCGCACAAGCTGTCCGAGGCCGCGGGCATCATGGCCGACACCCCGGCGGCGCTGCAGCTGCGGCTGCTGGAGACGGTGGTGCAGGTGGCGGCGGAGAAGAACTCCACGCTGGTGCTGCCGTTCCCGGTGGAGCTGCTGCGCTTTCTCGAACACCACACCGCCGACAAGCCCGCCGCCGAGCCGTCCGTGAACGGTCACGCGCCCGCTCCACGGCAGCCGGAGGACAGCGCATCCGGGTGA
- a CDS encoding aminoglycoside phosphotransferase family protein: MQVPGDFAKRLIGSEGDGVRPWLDGLPDLARWRCREWGLRIEGPPWHGHTALVFPVRRDGARAVLKLAWQNDDTRDEPVALSTWDGRGAVRLLESGHGTLLLERLDASRSLLTEPLDEAAGIASALLRRLTVPAPPLVRTLRAEAIRLATELPAEWARLGRPLPKRLLDAAVAVCRDLGPEAGSHLVNQDLHYENVLAGTREPWLVIDPQPIAGDPEYGVIPLLWNRFGESTVEERFAAVTEGLDADRARAWTLVRAVENWLWAVKSGGFPSTPILAAIAERVALE, encoded by the coding sequence GTGCAGGTGCCAGGGGACTTCGCGAAACGGCTGATCGGCAGCGAGGGCGACGGGGTGCGGCCGTGGCTGGACGGCCTCCCGGACCTGGCCCGGTGGCGCTGCCGCGAGTGGGGGCTGCGGATCGAGGGCCCGCCCTGGCACGGTCACACCGCGCTCGTCTTCCCGGTACGCCGGGACGGTGCGCGGGCGGTGCTGAAACTCGCCTGGCAGAACGACGACACCCGCGACGAACCCGTCGCACTGTCCACCTGGGATGGCCGGGGTGCCGTGCGGTTGCTGGAAAGCGGGCACGGCACGCTGCTGCTGGAGCGGCTCGACGCGTCCCGGTCACTGCTCACCGAGCCACTGGACGAAGCGGCGGGTATCGCCTCCGCGCTGCTGCGGCGGCTGACCGTGCCCGCACCCCCTCTCGTCCGGACCCTCCGTGCCGAGGCGATCCGGCTGGCCACTGAGCTGCCCGCGGAATGGGCCCGGCTGGGCCGTCCGCTGCCGAAGCGGTTGCTGGACGCCGCCGTGGCCGTGTGCCGGGACCTGGGCCCGGAAGCCGGATCACATCTGGTCAACCAGGACCTGCACTACGAAAACGTGCTCGCCGGGACTCGGGAGCCGTGGCTGGTGATCGATCCGCAACCGATCGCGGGTGACCCCGAATACGGCGTGATCCCCCTGCTGTGGAACCGGTTCGGTGAGTCCACAGTGGAGGAGCGCTTCGCCGCCGTGACCGAGGGGCTGGACGCGGACCGCGCGCGGGCGTGGACGCTCGTGCGAGCGGTGGAGAACTGGTTGTGGGCCGTCAAGTCCGGCGGTTTCCCCAGCACGCCGATCCTCGCTGCGATCGCCGAGCGCGTAGCACTCGAATAG
- a CDS encoding magnesium transporter MgtE N-terminal domain-containing protein, with protein MVNRVFAAQLAGLPVFGPDGESIGKVRDLVAGLRLDQQPPRVLGLVVELATRRRVFVPMLRVTAIEPNAVTLATGSVNMRAFHRRPNEVLVLGQLIDAHARLADGDTRVTVADAAMEPIRTRDWVLARLAVRERAGRLGLTRRRSSLRVLPWSEVRGLGLTDLSGQPQGAGQLLMLFDTMRAVDIAATVRDLPTKRRHEVVDSMDDERLADVLEELPEEDQKELLAHLAEERAADILEAMNPDDAADLLAELAPADQNRLLDLMHPDESEPLKRLLTYSSDTAGGLMTPEPVILTPDATIAEALAHIRNPDLPAALASLAFVCRPPTETPTGRYVGCVHFQRLLREPPAELVASAVDTDLPALRPDAELSEITRYFAAYNLACGPVVDDQDHLLGAVTVDDLLDHLLPDHWRETGLHDVTEGQEIDSA; from the coding sequence ATGGTGAACAGGGTCTTCGCCGCCCAGCTGGCCGGCCTGCCGGTCTTCGGACCGGACGGGGAGTCGATCGGCAAGGTGCGCGACCTGGTCGCCGGCCTGCGGCTCGACCAGCAGCCGCCACGCGTGCTCGGTCTCGTGGTCGAGCTGGCCACCCGGCGCCGGGTGTTCGTGCCGATGCTGCGGGTCACCGCGATCGAGCCGAACGCCGTCACGCTCGCGACCGGTTCGGTCAACATGCGTGCCTTCCACCGCAGGCCCAACGAGGTGCTCGTGCTCGGGCAGCTCATCGACGCGCACGCCCGGCTGGCGGACGGCGACACCCGCGTCACGGTCGCCGACGCGGCGATGGAACCGATCCGCACCCGCGACTGGGTACTCGCCCGGCTCGCCGTGCGGGAGCGCGCGGGACGGCTCGGGCTCACCCGCAGACGCTCGTCGCTGCGGGTCCTGCCCTGGTCGGAGGTGCGCGGTCTCGGCCTGACCGACCTGTCCGGCCAGCCGCAGGGCGCCGGGCAGCTGCTCATGCTGTTCGACACCATGCGCGCCGTCGACATCGCCGCCACCGTGCGCGACCTGCCGACCAAACGACGCCACGAGGTGGTCGACTCGATGGACGACGAACGCCTCGCCGACGTGCTGGAGGAGCTGCCCGAGGAGGACCAGAAGGAACTGCTCGCGCACCTGGCCGAGGAACGCGCCGCCGACATCCTCGAAGCGATGAACCCCGACGACGCGGCCGACCTGCTGGCCGAACTGGCCCCCGCCGACCAGAACCGCCTGCTCGACCTGATGCACCCCGACGAGTCCGAGCCGCTGAAACGCCTGCTCACCTACTCGTCGGACACCGCGGGCGGGCTGATGACACCGGAACCGGTCATCCTCACGCCGGACGCCACCATCGCCGAGGCACTCGCCCACATCCGCAACCCCGATCTGCCCGCCGCGCTGGCCAGCCTGGCGTTCGTCTGCCGTCCACCGACCGAGACCCCGACCGGCCGCTACGTGGGCTGCGTGCACTTCCAGCGCCTGCTGCGCGAACCGCCCGCGGAGCTGGTCGCCAGCGCCGTCGACACCGACCTGCCCGCCCTGCGCCCGGACGCCGAGCTGTCCGAGATCACGCGGTACTTCGCCGCGTACAACCTCGCGTGCGGCCCCGTCGTCGACGACCAGGACCACCTGCTGGGCGCCGTCACCGTCGACGACCTGCTCGACCACCTGCTGCCCGACCACTGGCGGGAGACCGGGCTGCACGACGTCACCGAGGGACAGGAGATAGACAGTGCCTGA